The Halobacteriovorax sp. DA5 genome includes the window GAATATGGCGGCCATCGAGCGCAAGTATTGCTTGATCGAGTCCTCTTTCATTTCCAAGCTTGTAGGCCTTCATTGACTTTAAAAAATAATTCATCGTCGATCGTGGTGAGCTTAGATCAAGAGGTGGTAGTTTTTGGGCAAATACCTGTGCCTTTAAAATTAAAACTAGGATTAGAAAAATCTGAAGAAAAAATTTATTCATAATAATCTCATTTATTTCGAAAAAAATATTTTGGTTACCTTGACAATTATAAAACACGTCCCATCTTTATAGTAGAAGGGGAAAAATACCTCATAATTTTAGGTGTTTATACCCATAAAATTGCGTGGAGGAATTTTTATGAATAAGTACGATTCAATCGTTGCAGGCAGTCTCGATATTGCCCAATCTCTTCTTATGGAAAAGAAGAATACTCAACTATCTGAGTGGCACCTTGCTTACGGGCTGGTGAAAAATCCTTCTTCTTTTTCATCAAGAGCACTAAAGAATAAATTAAAAGATATTAAGGCCGAAGTTGAGCGCTTACCTCAAGCTTCTCAAGAAGTTTCACTTGATAATGTTAGACCAACTGCTGGCCTAAGTAAGTGGCTAACATTGGCATCTTCCAATGCTATTCAATCAAGCCGTCAGGAAGTAACAGAAACTGATCTTCTAAAGCATATTGTGACAACCCTCTCCAGTCTCAATATCGATCCGAATGTCTTTAACTCTGCTATGAATGAAGACGAAGAAGAGGTTCCTGCCTTCCTGACGAACCTGAATGAAATGGCCCAAGAAGGCAAGCTTGATCCTGTCATCGGTCGCTCTAAAGAGATTCGTGCCGTGATGGAAATCCTAGGACGTCGTGGAAAGAATAACCCTGTTTTAGTTGGGCCGGCCGGTGTTGGTAAAACAGCTATCGTTGAAGGCCTTGCTGAAATGATTGTTAAAGGGACTGTCGCCGATGTACTAGAAGGTAAAACTGTCTATGCCCTTGATATGGGGGCCTTGATGGCCGGAACAAAATTTCGTGGTGAATTTGAAGAACGTCTACAAAAGCTTTTAAAGTATATTAAGCAAAATGCGGCCACTTCAATCCTATTTATCGATGAGATACACCAATTAGTTGGTGCTGGTAAGACAGATGGTGCGATGGATGCGGCCAATCTTTTAAAGCCAGCTCTAGCAAGAGGTGAGCTAAATTGTATTGGTGCAACGACTGATGAAGAATATCAAAAGTATATTCTAGGTGATAGTGCACTTGAGAGGCGCTTTCGTGCGGTACCTGTAAATGAGCCTTCAAAAGAAGATGCAATTGAAATATTAATGGGTATCCGTGAGAAGCTAGAAATCCACCATGGAATTAAGATCTCTGATGATGCAATTTATAACTCTGTCATTTTATCTGATCAGTATATTACGGATAAGAACCTTCCTGATAAGGCAATTGACTTAGTTGATGAAGCAGCAAGTGCTCTTAAACTTTCTGCCGAAGCTATGCCTGCTAAGCTGGTTGAATTAGAAGCGGATATTCGTTCTAAGAAAGTTAATATGCAGATTGATAAGGATAATGAAAAGCTTGCTAAGGAAGTCGAAGAGTTAGAAAAAACTTTCAATGCACAAAAAAGTACATGGGAAGAAGAAGTTCTTTCTCTTAAAAGAGTCTCCGA containing:
- a CDS encoding ATP-dependent Clp protease ATP-binding subunit, giving the protein MNKYDSIVAGSLDIAQSLLMEKKNTQLSEWHLAYGLVKNPSSFSSRALKNKLKDIKAEVERLPQASQEVSLDNVRPTAGLSKWLTLASSNAIQSSRQEVTETDLLKHIVTTLSSLNIDPNVFNSAMNEDEEEVPAFLTNLNEMAQEGKLDPVIGRSKEIRAVMEILGRRGKNNPVLVGPAGVGKTAIVEGLAEMIVKGTVADVLEGKTVYALDMGALMAGTKFRGEFEERLQKLLKYIKQNAATSILFIDEIHQLVGAGKTDGAMDAANLLKPALARGELNCIGATTDEEYQKYILGDSALERRFRAVPVNEPSKEDAIEILMGIREKLEIHHGIKISDDAIYNSVILSDQYITDKNLPDKAIDLVDEAASALKLSAEAMPAKLVELEADIRSKKVNMQIDKDNEKLAKEVEELEKTFNAQKSTWEEEVLSLKRVSELKNQRDRLNFELEAAERNQDYEKASMIKYSQLPEVEKELEACHHDWVLATKDIALVISRQKGIPVEKILKSKQAQILQLEGFLKSRVYGQEEALTEIADTIVSAHAGLTDPSRPLGSFLLKGPSGVGKTETAKALCEFLFDTQDNLIRFDLSEFSEKHSVSKLIGAAPGYIGYEEGGVLTEAVRRHPYSVILFDEIEKAHHDFGDILLQILDDGRLTDNKGRTIDFKNTIILVTTNAKEVETAFKPEVLGRLDAILTYNALDRSIMNSLIDKQVRLLNSRLLGRKLKVDLSENVRAKLNEQGYSEAYGARPLASIFNRLVTRPLSKEIMAHDLEEKDLKIDYKDSQFTIN